Proteins encoded in a region of the Mucilaginibacter sabulilitoris genome:
- a CDS encoding PstS family phosphate ABC transporter substrate-binding protein, translating into MTNSLKIALAAITAVVFQSCQNKTKTPSDTFVTGSVSLVADESFKPIISEEEYVFKSLFPEAKPNIIYKSENDALRLLLNDSVRVAILARSLDTGEIGVLKRRTLPPVIRAFAIDAVALIVNQASNDTLITVSDIKKMLNGNAKTDKNIVFDNPNSSLVRYLKDLSGNKELKQKNIYALKSNIEVLKYVNEHPNAIGIVGFNWLSDPDKDYADAVSKVKVIAVKDEDNRKFKDEYFKPSQSSLVLKQYPLSRELYIINSTGKMGLGTGFSEFVLSERGQRIILKSNLTPEAVPGREINIKH; encoded by the coding sequence TAAGACCAAAACACCATCTGATACCTTTGTAACCGGTAGTGTAAGCCTGGTTGCTGATGAGTCTTTTAAGCCGATTATTAGCGAAGAGGAATATGTTTTTAAGAGCCTATTCCCCGAAGCTAAGCCAAATATCATCTACAAGTCAGAAAACGATGCCCTGCGGCTTTTGCTAAATGACAGTGTACGGGTAGCCATACTGGCACGGTCATTGGATACGGGCGAAATAGGCGTACTAAAAAGAAGAACATTGCCCCCGGTTATAAGGGCATTTGCTATAGATGCAGTGGCTTTAATTGTAAACCAAGCATCAAATGATACATTAATAACCGTGAGCGATATTAAGAAAATGCTTAACGGAAATGCTAAAACAGATAAAAACATTGTTTTCGACAATCCAAATTCAAGTTTGGTAAGGTATTTGAAGGATTTATCTGGTAATAAGGAATTAAAACAAAAAAATATTTATGCGCTGAAATCAAACATTGAAGTGCTTAAATATGTGAACGAACACCCCAATGCTATTGGTATTGTAGGCTTTAACTGGCTGAGCGACCCTGATAAAGATTATGCGGATGCTGTGAGTAAGGTTAAAGTTATAGCTGTTAAAGACGAAGATAACAGGAAGTTTAAGGATGAGTATTTTAAACCATCGCAAAGTTCGCTTGTCTTAAAACAGTACCCGCTAAGCAGGGAACTATATATTATAAACAGCACAGGTAAAATGGGATTGGGTACAGGTTTTTCGGAATTTGTTTTAAGTGAGAGGGGGCAACGGATTATATTAAAGTCAAACTTGACGCCAGAAGCCGTGCCCGGGAGAGAAATTAACATTAAACACTAA